In Pontiella desulfatans, one DNA window encodes the following:
- a CDS encoding beta strand repeat-containing protein, whose translation MKKILTRAWVAGLLGAVMAGTANAEVIYLDFYDDGTTNTSPETYNVLNSTAGSGQTHPVATAGTGLSMTGLVDTNGVTTGADVTLHSYSSFRTAGGPAVGGTYAHQPVSGIATNASQDSFWVNDQGNAASFGFILTFTGLTGSAYDISMLAGAASGGGTWSVTTGSGDSDTEAYSTAQTEVQQWTEVVPVGGTIELRSIDDGSGNWQNATLSFVSLEEVELANSLLALSSGTLSLNLDAPDTAIDGTIEATFVPGSASTDVEILSMTADAGFSASVTSTILGTANPAEDITVTFDNSSIGLASGETTNSTLVVTWTESGSGVNNTSEVALDVIYTDEPSSLVLAPTTLSLELSSPATTVGGTIAASFVEGNASADVEVISVTADAGFSVSPASFTLATANTSEDISVTFNNATIGLAQHGETTNTTMVVTWAEVGSGVTNTTTADLDVTYIVEFPELEHGAIIFEADTNNTTLLSSYNVNGTMSLSGATGSLVLTNAHGGFNSTGFAGTESIETQLGRGLTTDDTVTMSLTVDSISGTWRANGVTFGMAGSVSDWPTVTTTNLMLGVKAANQGSDVQLRNSWLTNGNLGFDAQEASMLDGFSIYLTADKDGYTFVIYDIIVANSTVSGAVNGATWGMVSGSFSGNEFVDYFSDGRLFYGAQRFNTDPTTDPLVSFISDATISVSVPDAGEFTGVTVSNGSLVVEFTGSVGRGYIVETTENLSIPNSWETATNITALPESPMTLELPTTKNAAFFRILND comes from the coding sequence ATGAAAAAAATACTGACTAGAGCATGGGTTGCCGGACTGCTGGGTGCGGTGATGGCGGGAACGGCCAACGCCGAGGTAATTTACCTGGATTTTTATGATGACGGAACCACAAATACGAGTCCTGAAACCTATAACGTATTGAATTCAACCGCGGGCAGCGGCCAAACCCATCCCGTGGCGACGGCAGGAACGGGGCTGTCCATGACGGGGCTGGTTGACACAAACGGCGTCACGACCGGTGCCGATGTGACCCTCCATTCGTATAGTTCGTTCAGAACAGCTGGCGGACCCGCTGTTGGCGGGACGTATGCCCACCAGCCTGTTTCCGGCATTGCCACCAATGCTTCGCAGGATTCATTCTGGGTCAACGATCAGGGAAATGCCGCGTCCTTTGGCTTCATTTTGACCTTTACCGGGCTGACTGGAAGCGCCTACGACATTTCAATGCTGGCTGGTGCTGCATCTGGCGGCGGCACTTGGTCCGTGACGACCGGAAGTGGCGATTCGGATACCGAAGCGTATAGTACCGCCCAAACCGAGGTTCAGCAATGGACGGAAGTTGTTCCGGTCGGTGGCACGATTGAATTGAGAAGCATCGACGATGGTTCGGGCAACTGGCAGAACGCCACCCTCTCTTTCGTTTCGTTGGAAGAAGTGGAACTCGCAAACTCTCTGCTTGCATTGTCATCGGGAACGCTCTCCCTCAACCTGGATGCCCCCGACACGGCCATCGATGGAACCATCGAAGCCACATTTGTTCCGGGAAGCGCCTCTACCGATGTTGAAATCCTTTCTATGACGGCCGATGCCGGCTTCAGCGCCTCCGTGACAAGCACCATCCTCGGCACGGCAAATCCGGCGGAAGACATCACGGTTACCTTCGACAATTCCTCGATCGGTCTTGCGAGCGGGGAAACTACGAATTCCACGCTGGTGGTCACCTGGACAGAGTCCGGCTCCGGCGTAAACAATACCTCTGAAGTGGCACTGGATGTCATCTATACCGATGAACCCAGCAGCCTTGTGTTGGCACCGACGACGCTCTCGCTCGAGCTGTCTTCGCCTGCAACGACCGTCGGCGGCACCATTGCGGCCTCGTTTGTTGAGGGAAATGCTTCGGCCGACGTTGAAGTTATTTCCGTTACAGCCGATGCCGGATTCAGCGTCTCCCCGGCGAGCTTTACTCTGGCCACGGCCAACACCAGTGAAGATATTTCCGTTACCTTCAACAATGCGACCATCGGTCTTGCACAACATGGTGAGACCACCAACACAACGATGGTCGTTACCTGGGCCGAGGTCGGTTCCGGCGTAACCAACACCACGACGGCAGATTTAGACGTCACCTATATCGTGGAATTCCCGGAGCTTGAGCATGGCGCGATTATTTTCGAGGCGGATACGAATAATACAACGCTCCTGAGCAGCTACAATGTTAACGGAACCATGTCGCTCAGCGGGGCAACCGGGAGTCTGGTGCTCACCAACGCTCACGGCGGCTTTAATTCGACGGGCTTTGCCGGCACCGAGTCGATCGAAACCCAGCTGGGACGGGGTCTTACGACCGACGATACGGTGACGATGAGCCTGACGGTTGATTCGATTTCCGGCACATGGCGGGCCAATGGCGTTACTTTCGGTATGGCCGGGAGCGTTTCCGATTGGCCTACCGTAACCACCACCAACCTCATGCTTGGAGTCAAAGCCGCGAATCAGGGCAGCGATGTGCAACTGCGAAACTCCTGGTTGACGAACGGGAATCTTGGTTTCGATGCACAGGAAGCCAGCATGCTTGACGGATTCAGCATATATCTTACGGCCGACAAGGATGGATACACCTTTGTGATCTACGACATCATCGTTGCGAATTCCACCGTGTCCGGAGCCGTGAATGGCGCAACCTGGGGCATGGTAAGCGGAAGCTTCTCTGGAAACGAGTTTGTCGATTACTTTAGTGACGGTCGTCTCTTTTATGGGGCGCAAAGGTTTAATACGGATCCTACCACCGATCCGCTGGTTTCGTTCATTAGCGACGCCACCATCTCGGTGTCCGTCCCCGATGCGGGAGAGTTCACGGGAGTAACGGTTTCCAATGGATCGCTCGTGGTTGAGTTCACCGGCTCGGTCGGTCGCGGATACATCGTCGAAACCACCGAAAATCTGAGCATCCCCAACTCTTGGGAGACGGCAACCAATATCACCGCATTGCCGGAATCGCCAATGACGCTTGAGTTGCCAACTACTAAAAACGCCGCCTTCTTCAGGATTCTAAACGATTAA
- a CDS encoding PEP-CTERM sorting domain-containing protein (PEP-CTERM proteins occur, often in large numbers, in the proteomes of bacteria that also encode an exosortase, a predicted intramembrane cysteine proteinase. The presence of a PEP-CTERM domain at a protein's C-terminus predicts cleavage within the sorting domain, followed by covalent anchoring to some some component of the (usually Gram-negative) cell surface. Many PEP-CTERM proteins exhibit an unusual sequence composition that includes large numbers of potential glycosylation sites. Expression of one such protein has been shown restore the ability of a bacterium to form floc, a type of biofilm.) yields the protein MKKIIVAIMALSGLMASVHADPVELIVNGGFEEDGYTSNDVNNVARTITGWSSSLSDNKLRVDHISALPGGVDNTVIRMLPSNVMYQNLTTDWDADSTFTLSFNASEVSWKNGAVGNRFFPQIKTADNSKQLWLALADLDGNNDGSTYTEWQANQTFSWEITGQELLDTGFVSAGDALRLHINAASDSDSINWIDNVSMTVIPEPATLGLVVAMGGSLLWVRRVFMV from the coding sequence ATGAAAAAAATAATAGTAGCCATCATGGCCTTGTCTGGCCTGATGGCATCGGTACATGCCGATCCGGTCGAGCTCATTGTGAATGGTGGTTTTGAAGAGGATGGTTATACCTCAAATGATGTTAATAATGTAGCACGAACGATTACCGGTTGGTCTTCGTCGTTGAGTGATAATAAATTGCGGGTTGATCATATTTCGGCTCTACCCGGAGGCGTAGACAATACGGTCATTCGTATGTTGCCGAGCAATGTCATGTATCAGAACTTAACCACGGACTGGGATGCGGACAGTACGTTCACGTTGTCGTTCAATGCTTCGGAGGTTTCATGGAAAAACGGTGCCGTGGGAAACCGGTTTTTCCCGCAGATCAAGACTGCGGACAACAGCAAGCAATTGTGGCTTGCATTGGCTGACCTTGATGGAAACAACGATGGGAGCACATATACTGAGTGGCAGGCAAATCAAACCTTTAGTTGGGAGATTACAGGCCAGGAACTTCTCGATACCGGCTTTGTGTCGGCAGGTGATGCCCTTAGACTCCATATCAATGCAGCAAGTGACTCGGATTCCATCAACTGGATCGACAACGTTTCGATGACCGTAATTCCGGAACCGGCAACGCTGGGGCTGGTGGTTGCCATGGGTGGCAGCCTTCTCTGGGTTCGCCGCGTGTTCATGGTTTAA
- a CDS encoding glycosyl hydrolase, with the protein MKKIIYISAVAIGLVGSAQSAEIWSATTANTTVIDSEYSSTGPATLSGTEGNLVLTSSNGGFNADGMASTADINTLNGTALVDTDTVTIKLTVDSISGDLRANGVTFGMFSSAEAATTDTGMLIGAKMANQGSAVNIRASYQDIGDTGFFATDAELYDGFTMTLTANAAGYTFVLESVGATSPITVSGTFAGTEFLDHFGSGHFYFSAQKFNTGPVSTTISEASISVTGAEVFYADFNAATEISGSVTANATEANLNAGTAVGSWFLPDVEPGAIISDGDANHAFMFDRVLSGSTSNTVTALFERSVDLAGGKGLVLEMDLYAARQSSSQRIEFSLDDADGNSAYTFVFRMNDTKDFYTLNASGLLTDVTANGTGVNNGLKNPAVDGYLDWGATMIHVKAEISSQPTQAGNRGALLSIDWNGDGDYADDGELLEAHAGPRFSGVTEISSLRISNLTTIGGGAWIDNLSATATVGAVVASPDHMNLAKYQTTTADSSDSDTPKQFATDGFAAQDSRWGTSSAAPHWLAVELATPMSIGSAHLYSGTPWGFVVEDFVLQYYEGGSWIDIPGATVSGNTVPALNIVFDAPVTAQMFRLYTTDGSPRVKELALYPATDDGSMVPFGADLDLNVAKMRQYAYSSVSGNNYPKLAIDGYADDSSGWASANTAGPHDLEIHLLENEAIGGIHLYSGYTDQPGTQVQDFEVAYHDGSGWVLFDGGAVSGNTELNRVVQFNASATTTKIRLRCLGCGQAFVREFAVMPDDGGDGYPLWTDVKNEAPPSESFMDYEDSYYTIENRESGQDLANGWLQVLLNLGTDTYRLRSKASERCFEVTMASTNEGASIVEGTWSTLPHQRWRLEPVGEYVKIVNVWSGLVLGLDGTNVVQQASGPEAAQQWKINYETHYPKRGQASHYHFSHLFKPSWAYRWSNDYEEENDLKHGQYMPMQWGGIGGTSPNILKYQPKWYGRANQTTVLGFNEPDLPDQANMEEATAAYQWPRLERMRLPLAGPVPAAYKGTWRQNYEAIADEEGLRSEYMAMHWYSPNGASSGSPSTLISNMQTLYNTYGKPIWLTEFSTRDFDGTKTSWSRNHNFNFLAEFIWRAESLPWLKKYSVFEWGVSGGDPATTDASSADPTDMNSPRTSLHYNNDSTDPGWEDLAECGLLLAGWDGDAAVRDDKAYIIHNKGRFLRLIDHPASNSVSTADVLNRSATEQFMLEDAGSGKKYITGLSDGRRLSCDGSSVGLAAAGTTGAVVEWELNEYQYGWFYIDHPSTGKRLRITDADAIDVVADSNAYDNLRFRFIKHYLPISLTEVQSLPYAESFEDGIGAWREFDNDSTRYWEVGSGGTPTAAAGPGGASDGNHYLFAEGHDAGGYVTNMVECVFDLGTAGSTVMTFDYHMYGSYIDFLSLDVFDGSTWTSNVWTKKGQQQSGSDDAWLSATVDLSAYAGNAAVTLRFRTANKQWGAADPAIDNIHIDGTYQPFPYAESFEHGFGKWTQSTDDDFDWTRNSGGTDTAGTGPNGASDGSWYLYIEPHDDYNGHNKIAAIEGAFDLSTLETAELSFDYHMYGVNVDYLAVDVSDGTTWTSDVWKMTGAQQGSWSNAVVDLSAYAGGSEVMIRFRAKQLYWHVSDIALDNIRINEASLEEGYSSWAADYGLAGDDALSGADPENGGAGDGYDNLAEFALGMNPTTADAGSRDWATVSAEDGTDWFDYVHYRRANHVAEGLSYWLIDSTSLVESVTATNTQDHVIVGPAVNGYEPVTNRYEADGAARFIKLEIRQD; encoded by the coding sequence ATGAAAAAGATTATATACATATCCGCAGTGGCCATCGGACTGGTTGGCTCCGCTCAATCAGCAGAAATCTGGTCTGCGACGACGGCGAATACGACCGTGATCGACAGCGAATATAGTTCGACGGGACCCGCAACCCTTTCCGGGACAGAGGGGAACCTGGTGCTGACCAGCAGCAACGGGGGGTTCAATGCGGACGGAATGGCCAGCACCGCTGATATCAACACCCTGAACGGGACCGCTCTGGTCGACACGGATACGGTTACGATCAAATTAACCGTTGATAGCATCTCGGGTGATCTTAGGGCTAATGGGGTTACGTTTGGAATGTTTTCATCCGCGGAGGCTGCCACTACCGACACGGGAATGCTGATTGGTGCAAAAATGGCGAACCAAGGCAGTGCTGTGAATATTAGAGCTTCATACCAGGATATTGGGGATACCGGTTTCTTTGCAACGGATGCCGAGTTGTATGATGGATTCACGATGACGCTGACTGCAAATGCTGCTGGCTATACGTTCGTGCTCGAGAGTGTCGGGGCGACCTCTCCGATCACGGTTTCCGGCACCTTTGCCGGAACGGAATTTCTCGATCACTTCGGCTCGGGGCACTTCTATTTTTCGGCCCAAAAATTCAATACAGGTCCTGTTTCCACCACCATTAGCGAAGCGAGTATTAGCGTAACGGGGGCTGAAGTGTTCTACGCGGACTTTAATGCCGCGACTGAAATCAGCGGTTCTGTTACTGCAAACGCAACGGAAGCCAATCTGAATGCCGGAACGGCGGTCGGAAGCTGGTTTTTGCCGGATGTCGAACCCGGCGCAATCATTTCCGATGGCGACGCCAACCATGCCTTTATGTTCGATCGCGTGCTGTCGGGGTCCACGTCGAATACCGTGACAGCACTGTTCGAGCGGAGCGTGGATCTGGCTGGCGGAAAAGGCCTCGTGTTGGAAATGGATTTGTATGCCGCGCGCCAGAGCAGCTCGCAACGCATTGAGTTTTCGTTAGACGATGCCGATGGGAACAGCGCCTATACGTTTGTTTTCCGAATGAATGATACGAAGGATTTTTACACCCTGAATGCTTCCGGATTGCTGACCGATGTCACGGCGAATGGAACAGGCGTAAACAACGGATTAAAAAATCCGGCGGTCGACGGGTATTTGGATTGGGGAGCTACCATGATTCATGTGAAAGCCGAGATCAGCAGCCAGCCGACTCAGGCCGGTAACCGCGGGGCCTTGTTGAGCATAGACTGGAACGGCGATGGCGATTATGCCGATGACGGCGAGTTGCTGGAAGCCCATGCGGGCCCCCGTTTCTCCGGGGTAACGGAAATCAGTTCGCTTCGTATTTCCAATCTGACGACGATTGGAGGCGGTGCCTGGATTGATAATCTTTCCGCGACGGCCACGGTCGGGGCGGTGGTCGCCTCCCCAGACCATATGAATCTGGCCAAGTATCAGACCACCACGGCGGATTCGTCCGATTCCGATACGCCGAAGCAGTTTGCCACCGACGGGTTCGCGGCGCAGGACAGCCGCTGGGGAACCAGTTCCGCCGCCCCGCACTGGCTTGCGGTCGAGCTGGCGACTCCGATGTCCATAGGTAGCGCGCACCTCTACAGCGGCACCCCGTGGGGGTTCGTCGTTGAGGATTTTGTGCTCCAATACTACGAGGGGGGGAGCTGGATTGATATTCCCGGCGCAACGGTTTCCGGCAACACGGTGCCTGCACTCAATATCGTGTTCGACGCACCCGTCACCGCTCAGATGTTTCGTTTATACACCACCGACGGATCACCCCGCGTGAAGGAGCTGGCGTTGTATCCTGCGACGGACGACGGCTCCATGGTTCCCTTCGGTGCGGATCTGGACCTCAACGTGGCCAAGATGAGGCAGTACGCGTACTCCTCCGTCAGTGGAAACAACTATCCCAAGCTGGCGATCGATGGTTATGCCGATGATTCCTCCGGCTGGGCCAGTGCCAACACGGCCGGGCCGCACGACCTTGAAATCCATCTGTTGGAGAACGAGGCCATCGGCGGCATCCATCTCTATTCCGGCTACACGGACCAGCCGGGTACGCAGGTCCAGGACTTCGAGGTGGCTTATCATGATGGTTCCGGCTGGGTGCTCTTTGACGGCGGGGCGGTTTCCGGCAACACCGAGCTCAACCGGGTGGTTCAGTTTAACGCGTCCGCCACGACAACAAAAATCCGTCTGCGCTGTCTCGGTTGCGGTCAGGCCTTCGTCCGTGAGTTCGCGGTCATGCCGGACGACGGCGGGGACGGCTATCCGCTCTGGACGGATGTGAAGAACGAAGCGCCGCCCTCGGAAAGCTTCATGGATTACGAGGATTCCTACTACACCATCGAAAACCGGGAATCCGGACAGGACCTCGCAAACGGATGGCTCCAGGTTTTGCTCAACCTCGGCACCGATACCTATCGCCTGCGCAGCAAAGCCTCCGAACGCTGTTTCGAGGTTACGATGGCATCAACGAACGAGGGGGCTTCGATTGTCGAGGGCACTTGGTCGACCCTGCCGCACCAACGTTGGCGGCTGGAGCCCGTTGGTGAGTATGTCAAGATCGTCAACGTCTGGAGTGGATTGGTGCTTGGCCTCGACGGCACCAACGTGGTGCAGCAGGCGTCCGGACCGGAGGCTGCCCAACAATGGAAAATTAATTATGAGACCCATTATCCCAAACGCGGGCAAGCTTCACATTATCACTTTAGCCATCTGTTCAAGCCCAGTTGGGCCTACCGCTGGTCCAATGACTATGAGGAAGAAAACGATCTGAAGCACGGCCAGTATATGCCGATGCAGTGGGGCGGAATCGGCGGGACGTCCCCCAATATACTGAAGTATCAGCCCAAGTGGTATGGCCGGGCCAACCAGACGACGGTGTTGGGCTTCAACGAACCCGATCTTCCTGACCAGGCCAATATGGAAGAAGCAACCGCCGCCTACCAATGGCCGCGCCTCGAGCGCATGCGCCTTCCGCTGGCCGGACCGGTTCCGGCGGCCTATAAGGGAACCTGGCGCCAAAACTATGAAGCGATTGCCGATGAGGAGGGACTGCGTTCCGAATACATGGCGATGCACTGGTATTCGCCCAACGGCGCCTCCAGCGGAAGCCCGAGTACGCTCATCAGCAATATGCAGACCCTCTACAACACCTATGGCAAGCCCATCTGGCTGACCGAATTTTCGACCCGCGATTTCGATGGAACAAAAACCTCCTGGAGCCGCAACCACAACTTTAACTTCCTGGCTGAGTTTATCTGGCGCGCCGAAAGTCTGCCGTGGCTTAAAAAATATTCTGTCTTTGAGTGGGGCGTTTCTGGCGGTGACCCAGCCACAACGGATGCCAGTAGTGCCGATCCGACCGATATGAATTCTCCCCGGACTTCGCTGCACTACAACAACGACTCGACGGATCCCGGCTGGGAAGACCTCGCTGAGTGCGGGCTGCTTCTGGCTGGCTGGGACGGCGATGCGGCCGTTCGCGACGACAAAGCCTACATCATCCACAACAAAGGCCGCTTCCTGCGTCTGATCGACCATCCGGCCTCCAACAGCGTTTCAACAGCCGATGTCCTCAACCGCAGCGCAACCGAACAGTTCATGCTGGAAGATGCGGGTTCTGGCAAAAAATACATTACCGGCCTGAGCGATGGACGCCGCCTTTCCTGCGATGGATCAAGCGTTGGGCTGGCGGCTGCCGGAACCACGGGAGCGGTGGTGGAGTGGGAGCTGAACGAATACCAATACGGCTGGTTCTACATCGACCATCCATCCACCGGCAAGCGCTTGCGCATCACCGATGCGGACGCGATCGATGTTGTGGCGGATTCGAATGCCTACGACAACCTGCGCTTCCGTTTCATCAAGCACTACCTCCCGATCTCGCTCACCGAGGTGCAGAGCCTCCCGTACGCCGAAAGCTTCGAGGACGGGATCGGGGCCTGGCGTGAATTCGATAACGACTCAACGCGGTATTGGGAAGTCGGCTCCGGCGGAACCCCGACCGCGGCGGCCGGACCGGGCGGCGCTTCCGACGGCAATCATTATCTCTTTGCCGAAGGCCATGATGCCGGGGGCTATGTCACCAACATGGTGGAGTGTGTTTTTGATCTGGGTACCGCCGGCTCCACCGTCATGACCTTCGATTACCACATGTACGGCTCCTACATCGATTTCCTCTCGCTGGACGTGTTCGACGGTTCCACCTGGACGTCCAATGTCTGGACTAAAAAAGGGCAGCAGCAGAGCGGCAGCGACGATGCCTGGTTGTCGGCGACCGTCGATCTTTCTGCGTATGCAGGAAATGCAGCGGTAACCCTGCGCTTCCGCACGGCAAACAAGCAGTGGGGGGCGGCCGATCCGGCCATCGATAATATCCATATCGACGGGACCTATCAGCCCTTTCCCTACGCCGAGAGCTTCGAGCATGGCTTCGGGAAATGGACACAGTCGACCGACGACGACTTCGATTGGACGCGCAACAGCGGAGGAACGGACACGGCAGGCACGGGCCCGAATGGTGCTTCGGACGGAAGCTGGTATCTCTATATCGAGCCGCACGATGATTACAACGGGCACAACAAGATCGCCGCGATAGAGGGCGCCTTCGATCTCAGTACGTTGGAAACGGCGGAGTTGAGTTTCGATTATCACATGTACGGCGTGAATGTCGATTATTTGGCGGTCGATGTTTCCGATGGCACCACCTGGACGTCCGATGTCTGGAAAATGACCGGTGCGCAGCAGGGCAGCTGGTCGAACGCGGTGGTCGATCTGTCGGCCTATGCCGGAGGCAGCGAGGTCATGATCCGGTTCCGGGCCAAGCAGCTGTATTGGCACGTCTCCGATATCGCCCTCGACAACATCCGGATCAACGAGGCATCCCTGGAGGAGGGCTATTCCAGCTGGGCCGCCGACTACGGCCTGGCCGGCGACGATGCGCTGTCCGGTGCCGATCCCGAGAACGGGGGTGCCGGCGATGGATACGACAACCTGGCGGAATTTGCCCTCGGCATGAATCCAACCACCGCGGATGCCGGCTCCAGGGATTGGGCAACCGTTTCGGCCGAGGATGGAACGGACTGGTTCGACTATGTCCATTACCGCCGCGCGAACCATGTTGCGGAAGGGTTGAGCTATTGGCTGATTGATTCAACGAGTCTGGTGGAATCCGTCACGGCCACCAATACGCAGGATCATGTCATCGTCGGCCCTGCCGTCAACGGCTATGAGCCCGTAACCAACCGCTACGAAGCCGATGGTGCGGCCCGCTTCATCAAGCTCGAAATCCGGCAGGACTAG
- a CDS encoding response regulator transcription factor: MLYCSTETGQPCYLNQAERPRPWFTNVIKTRTAKVQLDKPLSEREMEILTLLGDGLLKKEIADRLGIGVGTVKTHIRHIYEKLQVENAPSAISKAYKSGILPSSN; this comes from the coding sequence ATTCTCTATTGCTCGACAGAAACGGGCCAGCCTTGCTACCTGAATCAAGCGGAACGACCACGACCATGGTTTACGAACGTAATAAAAACCAGGACCGCCAAGGTACAACTGGACAAACCGCTCTCCGAACGGGAAATGGAAATCCTCACCCTGCTCGGCGATGGCCTGCTCAAGAAGGAAATCGCCGACCGGCTCGGCATCGGCGTTGGCACCGTTAAAACCCACATCCGCCACATCTACGAAAAGCTGCAGGTCGAGAACGCCCCCTCCGCCATCTCGAAGGCTTACAAAAGCGGAATCCTTCCATCCAGCAATTAG
- a CDS encoding Fic family protein, producing MPKIIPSEELAAIASAIAAHPGGIDAEGIRQTIGMNLPTRTLQRRLARLAEEGRIEARGSGRGKRYFPAPLPLPDAVIAEIPDVSYATRKLSKEGEFTKQMVMRPLSERTPVTYNPSLLEAYEPNSTSYLDEPLRAELLALGRLGPNELPAGTYLRQVMDRLIIDLSWNSSRLEGNTYSLLDTQLLIEAGQNAEGKKVEETQMILNHKAAIEMLAEQADEIGFNRYTVCNLHALLSENLMQNPDASGRLRVKPVGITGTAFRPLAIPQKVELYFDLMLEKAEAIANPFEQAFFIMVHLPYLQPFEDVNKRTSRLAANIPLTRHNLCPLSFTDVDQQDYTRATIGVYELTRVDYLRDVFSWAYRRSCSRHAEIRQVAGEPDPFRLQYRTEIKQFVQWVVNQRMDKRSASRWIGEQTEREIQPGDRVKFIEAVELELCSLHEGNIARYRLRPSEFRVWNDGWN from the coding sequence ATGCCAAAGATTATCCCATCAGAAGAGCTTGCGGCTATCGCCTCCGCCATTGCCGCACATCCGGGCGGAATCGACGCCGAAGGAATCCGGCAGACCATCGGCATGAACCTCCCCACGCGTACGCTGCAGCGCCGCTTGGCCCGGTTGGCCGAAGAAGGCCGCATTGAAGCCCGAGGCTCCGGCCGCGGCAAACGCTATTTCCCCGCCCCCCTCCCCCTTCCGGATGCCGTGATTGCGGAAATCCCGGATGTTTCCTATGCCACCCGGAAACTCTCCAAAGAAGGGGAGTTTACAAAACAGATGGTGATGCGCCCCCTGAGCGAACGAACGCCGGTCACCTACAATCCTTCCTTGTTGGAAGCCTATGAACCCAATTCGACTTCATACCTCGATGAACCGCTGAGGGCCGAACTTCTGGCACTGGGACGGCTCGGCCCGAACGAGCTTCCCGCCGGAACCTACCTACGCCAGGTCATGGACCGCCTGATCATAGACCTGTCGTGGAACTCCAGCCGGCTGGAGGGCAACACCTATTCGCTGCTCGACACCCAGCTGTTGATCGAGGCCGGGCAAAATGCAGAAGGCAAGAAGGTGGAGGAAACCCAAATGATCCTCAACCATAAGGCGGCCATCGAAATGCTGGCGGAACAGGCCGATGAAATCGGCTTCAACCGCTATACCGTCTGCAACCTTCATGCCCTGCTCTCCGAAAACCTGATGCAGAACCCCGATGCGTCCGGCAGATTGCGCGTCAAACCGGTCGGCATCACCGGAACGGCGTTCCGCCCCCTGGCCATTCCCCAGAAAGTGGAACTCTATTTCGACCTGATGCTCGAAAAGGCGGAGGCCATCGCGAATCCGTTTGAGCAGGCTTTTTTTATTATGGTCCACCTGCCCTACCTCCAGCCCTTCGAGGATGTCAACAAACGAACCTCGCGGCTGGCCGCGAACATTCCGCTGACGCGGCACAACCTTTGCCCGCTTTCGTTCACAGATGTGGACCAGCAGGACTATACCCGGGCCACGATCGGTGTTTATGAACTGACCCGCGTGGATTATTTGCGCGATGTGTTCTCCTGGGCCTACCGCCGCTCCTGCTCGCGGCACGCGGAGATCCGGCAGGTTGCCGGCGAACCCGATCCATTCCGGCTGCAGTACCGAACGGAAATCAAACAGTTTGTCCAATGGGTGGTGAACCAACGCATGGATAAGCGAAGCGCATCCCGATGGATCGGCGAACAGACCGAACGGGAAATTCAGCCCGGCGACCGCGTTAAATTCATTGAGGCGGTCGAGCTTGAACTCTGCAGCCTGCACGAAGGCAATATTGCCCGCTACCGCCTTCGCCCGAGCGAATTCCGCGTCTGGAACGACGGGTGGAACTGA